A region of Diceros bicornis minor isolate mBicDic1 chromosome 9, mDicBic1.mat.cur, whole genome shotgun sequence DNA encodes the following proteins:
- the COMMD6 gene encoding COMM domain-containing protein 6 isoform X2, producing MAVSSDSCRSLKYPYVAVMLKVADHSGHVKNKSFEMTIPQFQNFYRQFKEIAAIIETV from the exons ATGGCTGTGAGCTCGGACAGTTGCAGATCTCTTAAGTATCCTTACGTTGCAGTGATGCTAAAAGTGGCGGATCATTCAGGCCATGTAAAGAACAAGTCCTTTGAAATGACAATTCCCCAGTTTCAG AATTTCTACAGACAGTTCAAGGAAATTGCTGCAATTATTGAAACTGTGTGA